One region of Glycine max cultivar Williams 82 chromosome 9, Glycine_max_v4.0, whole genome shotgun sequence genomic DNA includes:
- the LOC100807286 gene encoding bHLH transcription factor RHL1 yields the protein MQPCSREMQGLNSLLNSSSQISLQDLHNHTTNQIQNSHMNHQHHHQQQQQHQQQQHQLAHFDSTSHDDFLEQMLSSCSWTDLNHNKPLLWDPNTPNDIKPPDETTPSNNNDDATANVVFPSFDEHSTLASKFRNHQISPNNAPKNAAAAAFMLQHQLLRDSGLLNMPLSLPGNDVVDASSFKSPNPGGEASVQALYNGFAGSLHGAGQSSNQTQHFQNPQGSSNPMQGQNFGAAPAGGGGATNQAPGSGAAAGGAPAQPRQRVRARRGQATDPHSIAERLRRERIAERMKALQELVPNANKTDKASMLDEIIDYVKFLQLQVKVLSMSRLGGAAAVAPLVADMYSEGGGDCIQANGNSNGGGAHAPNSNTNQTSATTPSNDSLTMTEHQVAKLMEEDMGSAMQYLQGKGLCLMPISLATAISTATCHTRNVTVNVNPLINAAAAAQIPTAANPAGDGPSSPSMSVLTVQSAVAVNDGSAAVKDAASVSKP from the exons ATGCAACCCTGTAGCAGAGAAATGCAAGGCCTCAACTCCCTCTTAAATTCTTCATCCCAAATCTCCCTTCAAGACCTTCACAATCACACCACTAACCAGATCCAAAATTCACACATGAACCAccaacaccaccaccaacaacaacaacaacaccaacaacaacaacaccaacTTGCTCACTTTGATTCAACTTCTCACGACGACTTTCTCGAACAAATGCTCTCTTCCTGCTCTTGGACAGATCTCAACCATAACAAGCCATTATTATGGGACCCTAACACCCCCAACGACATCAAGCCCCCCGACGAAACGACGCCGTCCAACAACAACGACGACGCTACTGCTAATGTCGTTTTTCCCTCCTTCGACGAGCACTCCACCTTAGCCTCCAAGTTCCGCAACCACCAGATCAGCCCCAACAACGCCCCAAAAAACGCCGCGGCGGCGGCTTTCATGCTCCAACACCAACTCCTTAGAGACTCTGGTCTTCTCAACATGCCACTTTCCTTGCCTGGAAACGACGTCGTTGACGCTTCTTCCTTCAAATCCCCCAATCCC gGTGGTGAGGCTTCAGTCCAAGCTCTCTACAACGGGTTCGCCGGATCTCTGCATGGCGCAGGCCAATCCTCGAACCAGACTCAGCATTTTCAAAACCCTCAG GGAAGTTCGAATCCAATGCAAGGCCAAAATTTTGGGGCGGCACCAGCTGGTGGCGGTGGCGCAACGAACCAAGCTCCGGGGAGTGGCGCTGCCGCGGGCGGCGCGCCGGCTCAGCCAAGGCAAAGGGTTCGAGCTAGGAGAGGACAAGCCACGGACCCACACAGCATCGCTGAAAGG TTACGAAGGGAGAGAATCGCAGAGAGAATGAAGGCCCTACAGGAACTGGTTCCCAATGCCAACAAG ACAGACAAGGCATCCATGCTAGATGAGATCATCGATTACGTGAAGTTCCTGCAGCTCCAAGTCAAG GTTCTGAGCATGAGCAGACTGGGCGGTGCAGCTGCTGTCGCTCCCCTTGTTGCTGATATGTACTCTGAG GGAGGCGGTGACTGCATCCAAGCCAACGGCAACAGTAACGGCGGTGGGGCCCACGCTCCAAACTCCAACACCAACCAAACGTCAGCGACAACACCCTCAAACGACAGCCTAACGATGACGGAGCACCAGGTAGCGAAACTAATGGAAGAAGACATGGGTTCCGCCATGCAGTACCTTCAAGGGAAGGGTCTTTGCCTCATGCCAATCTCCCTCGCCACTGCAATCTCCACTGCCACGTGTCACACCAGGAACGTTACCGTTAACGTTAACCCCTTGATCAATGCCGCCGCCGCCGCCCAGATTCCGACAGCCGCCAACCCCGCTGGTGACGGGCCGTCGTCTCCGAGCATGTCCGTGCTGACGGTGCAGTCCGCCGTCGCGGTCAACGACGGCTCCGCCGCCGTGAAGGACGCTGCCTCCGTTTCGAAGCCGTGA